TGTACGGGCGCGGCATGTACGAGGTCATGCGTTATTGGGACGAAGGTCGTCCTGAGTGGGACGCGAACGAATGCGAGTACGCGATGGTTTGGCGGAGCCGGCCGAAGTGGGTCGTGTCGCGCTCGCTGGAATCGGTCGGTCCGAACGCCAGTCTCGTTGCCGATGACATCGAGGCCGCGGTACGCGGACTGAAGACGAAGCTCGCCGGGGAAATCGAAGTCGCAGGACCCGGTCTGGCGCAAAGCCTGACCGGGCTTGGCCTCATCGACGAGTATCGAATCTACCTGCACCCCGTCGTGCTGGGTCGCGGCAAGCCCTTCTTCGCCGGCCCCCGGCCGCGGCTGCGCCTCGTGGCCAGCGATGTGATCGTCGATGACGTGATCAGGTTGACGTACGTTCCTGCTTGATGGTGCGACGCGCTGTCCTGCGAGGGTCGCTCGCGCGACCTCCGCCGTGCAGGCGCAATGGGCGTAGTATTTGCTCGCCTCAACGGCTTCGGTCTGTGCGCGCACAGCTTTCGGGGAGCGACACGCGCCTGACGCGCACATCCAAGCCGCATCAACCTCGAAGCACTCACGCGCACAAGGGATGCACTGACATGACCACAGCAGGTGTGCAGTCGTTCTGGCGGATGCGGCGGCGGCTTCTCGTCGGTTTCGTGTCCATGTCGGGTTACGCGCTTGCAGCGACATCGTTCATCGCTGCGGGCCCAGCTGTCGCCGGGGCGCCAAAGGCGATGCGCGCGCACTCCGCCACACCCGCGCTGCCCGACGACACCTTCACGCCGGTGGTGGTGCAACCGCTCGGGACGCGGCACGTCGCAGTGCCAGGCACCGATGGACTCGTGCACGTGGTGTACGAACTGGAGCTTGCCAATACCAAGCCGGCAGCCGCCACGTTGCAGCGGATCGACGTACTCGACGCGGATCATCCCTCACACGTGCTCGCGTCATATACAGGATCGTCTCTGGTCGCCAGCTTGCGCACACTGAAACCCGCGCCCGCC
The genomic region above belongs to Rhodanobacteraceae bacterium and contains:
- a CDS encoding Dihydrofolate reductase; the encoded protein is MAKLVYELNQSLDGYVDHQAFGPPDPALFRHFTERVRGLTGMLYGRGMYEVMRYWDEGRPEWDANECEYAMVWRSRPKWVVSRSLESVGPNASLVADDIEAAVRGLKTKLAGEIEVAGPGLAQSLTGLGLIDEYRIYLHPVVLGRGKPFFAGPRPRLRLVASDVIVDDVIRLTYVPA